TATTAGTGAAACCCAGGATCACAACTTCTTCTGGTGATGGGCAACAGTCAATAGTGGATCTCACCAAAGGGATGTCATTAGTACCGCTGCAGCATTCGACTGTCTCTCCTCCAAAATGTGGATGTCATCGAAAGAGCGAGCAAATCCAGAAGAAACAGATGTCTTCTACCATCTTCAAGACGACGTTTCTCCTCTTACGTTCTATCTTTGCCCCACATTCACTGTAGCTTTGTTTGCAGGGTTTGTTTTGGGGATATTTTGTTTAAGAATAATCATACGCCCTGCAAATTCTGCTACGTAATGATAATTGCTGCTTGTTATCAACACTCCTGTTAGCATGGAGGCTCGTGTACTCTCACAGCCAGCTGTCATGGAAGTATTAATAAAGCTGGTTTTCCTTCAAAGACACAAGCATCGTCCAGTCTGTGACTATACCAGGAACATCTCTATCTTTTCCATGCCTTCCAAAAACTTCAACcaaatgcttcattttgctCACGCTTTCCTTAGAACATCCGAGGATAAGATGGGTTTTGCTTAATTATCCACTCAGCGTGGGGATTGATGTGGTACAAGTCTAAGAGGTAAGTGTCTGGGTCCAGGCAATGTTCACCTACCAAAACAAGAGATTCAGAAAAAAGCACTTCTTATATCCTTAGTCCTACAGTTgctagttgggtttttttttccccctcccctaaAAACTGGTATTTGTTCACATTAAGTTCAATATCATAACCATGCAGAACTGTTTCCACTGATCTGGGAAAGTTCTAGttatttatgttaaaattaATGTATGTTTCTTAAAACTATACTAAGCCCAAGCTTTGACCTTTGTGGAAAGGTACTCTAACTTTAATATCCAGTAACTGCAGCACTTGAAAACCATCACGAAATACATTAGGGATCAAATCCAGAGACTGAATTGTTTCTAATGACAGAGCTTTTCTTCTACAGATGCCGCTAAGCAAAATACTAAGAGGCAGCCAAAGCACTCCAGTAACCGACAGTCTCCAGAAGCAGCTGTAACAGGGCATAATAATTCCTTTCCATGTTCAGACACCCCTAATCTGCTGCTGCAATCATATTATTTGTCTCCTCTCCACCTGATGACATGACCCTATTGACGAGTGGAAATCAGTGACTAACAAACATCAGCAACTTGTTTAACTATATGATTTGAGAAGTTAGTAGAGGTTCTTTTGTCATAAAGTTGATGAAGGCAGACAGCACCCACCACTGGAGCCGGCCATCATTAGTACAGGGGCCATGTGACAGCCTATCACACTTAAAGCCCAGACAAGAAGCACATAATTAAAAGCCTATGGTGGCACAGGATGAAGTTGTCCTTTACTTAGATGAATGTAGTTTATGGTTTTAAGTTCTACACTTAATTCTAAACATCAACCTTTATCATTGAGGGAAGGAGTTTAACATAGTATGTTTAACTAAACAGgaggttggttttgtttgtttttagaacGGACAAAGCTGTGCATGTCTCTGTTGTGAAGATTTTTGGACTCCGGAGTTTCTGCCTTTCTTGACAGGCAGCTGCTGAATAAGATCCATTAGTGTTCAGTATTTTTGGAAGTCCAGGCTCCAACCTTCCCACATACTTGCACTATAAAGGCTTTGCAGTCATGGCTGGAAGACATGAACTACCAACCCAAGAGCTCTGACAGGTGCTGTTTGCTGTGGGTGAGGTTAAGCCACACTTCTTCATTTGTCTTCTAACTTTTGGAGACCCCTCCAAATCTCATCCTTTTCACAACTCCTTCCTAACACAAGTTAAGCATAAAAACTAGATATCAGAGTCCTTATTTTCAGTTACCATCCAAACTTACCAATATTGCCTCCCACTTCATAAAGGAGCAAGTTTGTGCACTCCATTGAGTTGCTactgcagaaagaaacacaCGTTGAAGTTACCAAAGCTCTGTGAAAGGCAGGTTAGGCAGTTTAGTAATGTTTCTTCCAAAAGAATTGCTTATGGTTGGTTCATCTTGCTAGTGAGATACCAGCTCACCCATATTCAGCCAACTTTCCATCCGTCCTCCTTGTCTAGACATCTGCCCAGGGACACAGTCAGGAGATGCATTAACACTTTACTACTAAACACAGTCTGCAGGCCTAGTGACAGAGTGGGGCAGGAATTCTGTTCATTTTTGGGGTTATTTCAGGAGGGAATTGCAGAGCTTATTTTAGGAAATCCCTATGTTAACATACACATGTGGGAAATACTACTCCAGGCAAATAATGTGCACAGGTGACGTTTTTCTCCAGGAGAGCTAGAGAGGGTTTCTTTTGCAGGGTCAATGTTATTccacttccccttcccttcagcaAGGCTGCTGAAGTTCCCTTGTCATCCAGCAGCCCAGAGGGCACTATACTGGCCTCCTGACAGCCTGAGCAGAGTGATGGAATCACTCACTTGAACTAATATTTGCTTGCCCCATCCAACACTCTACTTCCAAAACTTAAAGTAGAGGAGCAGAGAACAGTCTCCTAACAGCTGTGCCACCACACCAGCCCTGCCAGAGGACAGAAAACACCACCCAGACCACCtggtaccttttttttttttttaaagcagagaaaaagccaTTTACCACTTGAGGAGGTTGACAGTGTTAACAATATTCCAGCCATTCTGGCCCAGGTTCTTTTGAAACTGCCTCAAGACATCAGCAACTCTGGTTGCATTGTTCAAATGCACCTCGAGCGAATCCTTCAGGAGAAGCGAAGCGTGGACTTTGACAATCTTGGAAGGCTGAACAAGGCAGGCAGaggcaaaaagaagaaagtgcttAAAGAAAGACTTGGTTATCAGCTAAAACATCAAGTTTCAAGACAGATTGGAGAGTGTGAAGTATTAAAGCTATCCAGCCAGCTGTTCAAAGAATTTAGGTTGTTTCTTATCCCACACATACTACAGGCTGGAAGCTTATAGAAGCATCAAGGTGAGCACTATAAACAAACGATCTGTGCTTCGGTGTTGTGGCTGTGGAGAAAAGCACCGCGCTCCATCAGCGTGCGCTGGTGCTCTCTGCTGTTCAAATCCAGCACCGGCACTTCAGTTCTGCACATTTAAGGTTTCAACATATCATTTCTACCTGCAGACTCCATCTAGCTCGTGCCCTTAGAGCATCCCAGTTGCACCATCACTGCAATGCAATACTTAAAATCCAGCACTGTAACTTAGCTGCCACAGACCTACACTTACTCAACTAACAGTGGCAACGAAAAAAGGGCAGAATGACTCCAAGGATCTTTTCCCAACTTTAATACACAAATAGATCTGATAGTAACattggtttaaaataaatctcagtCTGCACCAACACAAGAAGGGGTAGAGCCATTTCATTTATCAGGGAAGTTAATTGTCTCCTTTTAAGTGGCAAGAATCTCATCCTCAAACCCTCCCAAACAGATCAGCAGCATTAtggagcaaaaagaaaacaagatacaAAAATGTACTTTTACACTACTGTAACAGCCTAAATTTTTGCTTTAAGTTCATAAAAATAAGCCCGCCTTTACCACAGCAGACCTATCTGTCTAAACACATGGGGCATCTAGAGCCACGTGAATTCTGTTCTTCACATGAGGTAGAGACAAGCATTTCCACTTGTGGtctcttcccccttctcctaCAACAATGCAGCATCTTAACCAAGTGTTTTGTAGCCTGAAATTTATTTAGTACACTTGCTGTTGGGATCAGTGTTTGCCACAACCTGGCCAAAAGGGTCTGGGAAGCTGTTTCTCgtggttctgcagatttttctccctcttgctcTGTAAAGAGCATTGCTCCTCACAGTTTTCCAAGTTCTCAGGAAAGCACTCACAATGATAAAGTATTTGACACTGTTATGAAAGGGTCCAGTTTTTCCAAGCCCTAACTCACCTCTGCCTGGTTCTTTTCCACTTTGTCTTTATCAGCATGAATCTTCCGCAACAAATTTTTAATTCGCTTGTCACAAAACTGGTACCGTTTGCTACTGCTCTCATTCAGTTTTCTCACTTGAGCTACCAGAAAAGAGGAGAcctgggaagggaagaaggaagaagacagGAATTAAACCAAGCAGAGATTAGGATGCCATTTAAGAACTTAAACATCACTTTATGAAGCTCCTTGAATAGATAAAATATCCATATACCTTGAAAACAGGTAGTCTTGGAACTCAGCCAGAGGTTTTGCCTACAGACACTTAACTCCTCTCAAATTTCCAAGACTATCCCTTCCCCTATTCCAATTCCAGGCAGACCAAGATACTGCTACACCACAGCGCAAAACACCCGCGCAACTTACTGTCCAGAGCAAATCCTGGTAATGGATCATCATCCGCACAACGTCAGCCGCCCCCTCTgccagctgcttctccttcccttcgGGGATCTTGTTGGGCAGCCCCTTGTGCATGAAGAGGTTTGGGGCCATGACTGTGGAAACGTTCCAGAGGttcattttgttgttgttctccCTGGCAACCACTTTGCTGAGAAATTCAAGTAGAGCctaaagagaggggaaaagactTAAGACATCAATTACTAATAGTCCTCAAGAAAACCTATTGTGGCAATTGCTGGAGAgatcatttaattttcatttttttcttgatatccaCGAGCAAATCCTGTTTCTCCAGTCAGGAAGTTCAGTGACCAATTTCTAGCACTAGGATAGCAACAAATAACCATACCAAGCAGAGTTTGTCCAGCATTCACGGGTCAGGAGAGACAGTCTGTGTGCAAAGTAGATGAGCTCTTACTCCTTGGCAGGTGGCAGTTTACAAAGTCCAGTGGTAAAAGCTATAGAATGCAAAGATGAACACCTCCCCTTCTCCCAGTATCTCCTTAAACCTATTCCCAGATGTGGAAAAATAAACCCTTTCGGATGATCTCTTCTGCCTCATGCCTCCACCAAAGCCATGACGCATGACAAATCAGCTTTGACTGGATTATGTATTCCTGCACTCTAAATAAGGTTTGCGGGGTGCTAAGTCAGCCTTGCCTTTATCACCTGGAAGCTGAACTACTcgggaggaaagaaaaaaaaaaaagcagcagcaacaaacaTGATAGTTCTTATAAAGTACAGCAAGGCAGAGGTTGTGCACTGCCTGCAAAGCTGGTCCCATCAGCActtcttctttcaaaaagtaGTAggtgaaaagattttaaatgccTTCTGACCAGAAAGGGGTAGGAAGTTATATGCTTAGTagctttaatatattttcttaaattgaaaCTATCCTTCATAGATGATAATACCACAAGCCATGAAtcaaaacactgaatttctttCCCTATATCTTAGCATGCCCACAGACAACGTAAGACCTACACATTTTTCACTCCACAGTGAAGAGCTTTAACACACCAAAGAGGAAGAGCACGTTTCTAAACGGGATGCTCCAGGACCACATGGATTCCTACTGCTCCTAAGCATGTACCCAAAAGGCAGACGGTGCTTACAGCTTACGTTCACTGCACAGTCTTGAGGTTTGCCCGCTTCCCCCATCACGGGTTTCCATTCTCAAGtcagtgaaataaaaccaaatagcATGATGTCTGTTACTTACAAAAGCTCAGAGAGTTCCTTGAATAAAACCCTGGAACAAGATCATGTTTTCTCAGTTAAATCCAGAACAGGTACTTACCTTTAGAGTGTTTCTGTTGGGCTCTGGCAGAATCAGGATCAGAAGGTTTAGAGCTTGCAATCTTTGCTTCAGGTCTGGAATATCTAGAGAGGGAGAGTGACAACAGGGCAAAGGATTCAGGCTCCTGACACTGTTCTTTTGAGCGTGGGAATCTCCCAAGGAATAAGGCAATTACTTATTGTAGTGTTTGTCACCTAGGATTTGAGACCTTGCTTTACAGAAGTAAATCGAACTCATACAGCCCTTACAAAGTGAAGCACCTATGTTCCAGAACACTGATTTGTTTCAGAGTACACAGTCTACCAGCAAGTGTGATGCCCTTGTAGGGCATCAAAAGACCCCATTATTCCCCATTtcttgtacaaaaaaaaagttgtgcaCTTGAGCAGTTAGCTTAACACGTTCAAGCCTTCTGTTGGAGCACAAACCTCAAAATAAGGCACTTGCAGAACATTGCATTACCTGCAGACAAGCCAAGACTGGGCGCTCTGGCCAGTTGCCACAGCTCAGCCTGCATGTCATTATTCCTCAAGTTATCCTCATTCATGGTAGCAACCTTGCAGCCTCAAATGACAGAACATAACTTAAGACTCCAGGACAGTGTTCCTACACAAAGATGTACTAAACTGAGCACCAGTGACTATGACTCTCAGGCTAACACATAATAGCACATATAGCACCCGGCACAGTGAGTTTGGCTATAGTTGATATCATGCTCTCTACTCCCATCGGATCCACAGGCTCCCAGCACACCTGACAGGAGAGCCCACGACCAGCAGAGCTTTGCAAGAAAAGCACAAACCAGCAAACTGATGCTAAACAGCCACAGCAGGGACTCACTTTgtacagcagcaaaagcagggaGGTACTCTGCTGTCAGCAGCGGGGCCGGCAGCTCTCTTATGAATCTTTTCAGTAGCCCAGATACATCATTCTGGTGGACTTCATCCCAGCGGAAAAGGCCAGTGTAGAAGTCCCTTTCTAGCTTCTGTTCCAGACTCTATAAAAAAGATGGAATTTAGTATGTGCTTTAATAAGCAAATACAAGGGAAATTCTGTAGCTGAGCACTAGGAGGGCAACCCATCAAGTCAAAAGAGCGCAGAGACCCTCACAGCAGACACTCACAGATTTCCCCGCAACGGATGGTTCTAGTTGTACTGGGAAGGGAGATGAGACAGTTCGGGTTATTTAGATACTTGCTCCAGCAACATGCTCCCTGATCACCTCTGATACTTTCAAACACTACTAGAGAGCTCATACCTTGATTCTGGTCTGGGATCCAGAAACTCTCAAAATGCCCTCTGTTTCAAGtcctctcttctccaagcaGGACAGCAGCTattagaaggggaaaaaagaaagctcttAGGAACAGAGGATGAGAAGTCAGCCCTTCCTTACCACAGGCTTCCTAACTCTGAGGATCAGAGACACAAATGAAACCAGAAGGGAACTTACTGCCTGAAGTAACAGAGGGACCTTGGTGTTGGGGAGCAGTTTTTGGTCATTTTCCAACAGAGTGTTGAGTGGAACTCCAAAGAGTCTTTTCTCTACAACAGAAACAGCATGTTATAAGTCTGTATCTCCACTAATACAGATGTCAGGGATATATCCACCACTGCTGACTAAGAGGGCACATTTTATAAGTGTAGGTATGTGACAAAAAGAGAGGAACAGTTAACAGGACAGGTGCATTTGACAGTCAGAGATAAATGTGGTGCTAGGTCTTGATGTTATAATCCAGTGACTTCCAGGAGAAATTCTGACCAAGGAAAAAACACCTGTCACAAGGATTCTTATCAAAGATCCTCTCTGTTCtaacattttaaacacaaaccTATAAAAAGATCAATCTAAAAAATACACccccaaaaagaaaatcaagatgAAATACAACTAACCTGTTGTTTTCAATTTTGCTGCCTTGTTTCTCTTCAGCTCAAAGCCCAAAACATCACAGAGAGCTGTTAGTTCAATAAGGGCCAGTGTGGGGATCTTCTTCATGTCCTGAGCAGATAGATCTCCTATCCTGGTCACTCCTAGTCTGCCCTTGGGGATCTTAAATTTCTAagggaaaacacacacacacggttCAGCACAAGTGTCATTACTAATCCCACCGGTATCAagttttactgcatttttatcaTTCCTTACCACAACCAGGCATCTATTCACTTTCTTGTTTTCAACACCAGGAAATGCCCCAAACTAATCCTACTTCTACTCAACCCAcagctgaataaatattttcccttttcagcaTTGCCCTTTAATTGTATTGGATGTCCCAATTTGTCTAAAGACAGCCTGATACCCACCACGATCTACTTGAGCTTTGGAAGCAGTCCAGTACATTGGCAAGGAAGAGAACTGTTAGCATCACAAGGAAGAAAGTCCAGTTAT
The sequence above is a segment of the Nyctibius grandis isolate bNycGra1 chromosome 28, bNycGra1.pri, whole genome shotgun sequence genome. Coding sequences within it:
- the ARHGAP40 gene encoding rho GTPase-activating protein 40, whose product is MSKYLSTEAGGRAPRGAEGGGRLAAELRACPGAGSRPASPGAAALELGSAAGGTAGAERGAAVPRSDAEGAPVSRLFLSSGSAAPARRGDLRSTRNCPCKMSQLPPKSPLASPVSEGTSSRVESLDNLSMDSFWLEVENIKQSVEAEQEECSLADVKTQEEGEAEAEWLQDAGLSDLLGDHASENDNIVLLSTLTKTQAAAVQRRLDTYSRSRRRKNKHPVRDVRDIFGVVSSEETAAQKEESSPDQLWHNLRTSNIQRTETQDYSCRVRNPGKEELFNMDVAYSEQAAVLLKGSFLSESRRLKDGNALTKFKIPKGRLGVTRIGDLSAQDMKKIPTLALIELTALCDVLGFELKRNKAAKLKTTEKRLFGVPLNTLLENDQKLLPNTKVPLLLQALLSCLEKRGLETEGILRVSGSQTRIKSLEQKLERDFYTGLFRWDEVHQNDVSGLLKRFIRELPAPLLTAEYLPAFAAVQNIPDLKQRLQALNLLILILPEPNRNTLKALLEFLSKVVARENNNKMNLWNVSTVMAPNLFMHKGLPNKIPEGKEKQLAEGAADVVRMMIHYQDLLWTVSSFLVAQVRKLNESSSKRYQFCDKRIKNLLRKIHADKDKVEKNQAEPSKIVKVHASLLLKDSLEVHLNNATRVADVLRQFQKNLGQNGWNIVNTVNLLKCSNSMECTNLLLYEVGGNIGEHCLDPDTYLLDLYHINPHAEWIIKQNPSYPRMF